A part of Mycolicibacterium sp. TUM20985 genomic DNA contains:
- a CDS encoding TetR/AcrR family transcriptional regulator, with protein sequence MTEDASRSSRRLDPDPRVRKAIIAAAATVVREEGVRGVSVAQVLTGAGIGTRAFYRHFDSKDQLVSAVFLDMARAETRRLRERMATSSDPIDAVVAWIDGRLDLAFDERIESDLRQMSLEAQSQMFAAPEVVGAAYAEIMAPLIDELARGLLLGSFTDVEPAAHALSIHGALWSSVEKQWASGDQDRREVRRTVLTFCLRGLGVAPESIADVLDESTTHLAATRPHG encoded by the coding sequence ATGACGGAGGATGCCTCGCGGTCGTCTCGCCGGCTGGACCCCGACCCCAGGGTTCGCAAGGCCATCATCGCCGCCGCGGCGACGGTCGTCCGCGAGGAGGGCGTCCGGGGTGTGAGCGTCGCGCAGGTGCTGACCGGCGCGGGCATCGGCACACGGGCGTTCTACCGCCACTTCGACTCCAAGGACCAGCTGGTGTCGGCCGTGTTCCTCGACATGGCACGCGCCGAGACCCGCAGGCTGAGGGAGCGGATGGCCACCAGCTCGGACCCGATCGACGCCGTCGTCGCATGGATCGACGGGCGCTTGGATCTGGCATTCGACGAACGAATCGAGTCTGATCTGCGGCAGATGTCCCTCGAGGCGCAGTCGCAGATGTTCGCCGCCCCGGAAGTCGTCGGCGCCGCGTACGCCGAGATCATGGCACCGTTGATCGATGAGCTTGCGCGGGGCCTGCTACTGGGCAGCTTCACCGACGTCGAACCCGCCGCCCACGCTCTCTCGATCCATGGCGCGCTGTGGTCGAGCGTCGAAAAACAGTGGGCGAGCGGCGATCAAGACCGCCGCGAGGTGCGCAGGACGGTGCTGACCTTCTGCCTTCGCGGTCTCGGCGTGGCACCGGAGTCCATTGCCGACGTTCTCGACGAGAGCACCACCCACCTCGCCGCGACGCGGCCGCACGGATAG
- a CDS encoding DUF1214 domain-containing protein — protein MAWLPHSIAEFALSGGEGRDPELVPAWAHLQERLTAAQELVVSTPVNKNRIDFASGMRHLMVLLAVGIDTALRVDPDPVLAVTRAGMDDIVTWGLECPDCVYLNASFRAGETYRLRGNRGTARYVGLQTMDGMAATANVLVDDLEVDADGNFEVILSADEHDGNWLELAGQHPTLTVRNFLYDWDTEVLAALQVERIGDGVEPSDRSVEPGLSVARQLYAVGEFVYDNLKFFLDFGAMPQANDFIPPMDMSAMGAAAENRPVIGRFELEPDEALVVEVEPPKGVYWSISLGNPWLETIHYGRHQSSLNGHQTVVDSDGLVRFVLAARDPGVANWLDTAGHSNGAMLLRCVRTETAPVPRTRLVKVDDVRAALPADTTMTTREERVRVIEARRRAVQKRFYQ, from the coding sequence ATGGCATGGCTGCCGCACTCCATCGCCGAGTTCGCGCTCTCGGGTGGTGAGGGGCGCGATCCCGAGCTCGTTCCGGCCTGGGCCCACCTTCAGGAGCGCCTGACCGCCGCCCAGGAACTCGTGGTGTCGACGCCGGTCAACAAGAACCGCATCGACTTCGCCTCTGGCATGCGTCACCTGATGGTGTTGCTCGCGGTGGGCATCGACACGGCGCTGCGCGTGGATCCGGACCCCGTGCTCGCGGTGACCCGGGCCGGCATGGACGACATCGTCACCTGGGGTCTGGAATGCCCCGATTGCGTCTACCTGAACGCTAGCTTCCGGGCCGGTGAGACGTATCGTCTCCGCGGCAACCGGGGCACTGCACGCTACGTCGGGCTGCAGACGATGGACGGGATGGCCGCCACCGCGAACGTTCTGGTCGACGACCTCGAGGTCGATGCCGACGGCAACTTCGAGGTCATCCTGTCGGCTGACGAGCACGACGGGAACTGGCTGGAGCTCGCCGGTCAGCACCCAACCTTGACGGTGCGAAACTTCCTGTACGACTGGGACACCGAGGTGCTCGCCGCACTGCAGGTCGAGCGTATCGGTGACGGCGTCGAGCCCTCAGACCGATCGGTGGAGCCCGGTCTCTCGGTGGCACGGCAGCTCTACGCCGTGGGGGAGTTCGTCTACGACAACCTGAAGTTCTTCCTCGATTTCGGCGCGATGCCTCAGGCCAACGACTTCATCCCGCCCATGGACATGTCAGCCATGGGCGCGGCGGCCGAGAACCGGCCGGTGATCGGCCGGTTCGAACTCGAGCCCGACGAGGCGCTGGTGGTCGAAGTCGAGCCGCCGAAAGGGGTCTATTGGAGCATCTCGCTCGGCAACCCGTGGCTGGAGACCATCCACTACGGCCGCCACCAGTCCAGCCTGAACGGACACCAGACGGTGGTGGACTCCGATGGGCTGGTGCGCTTCGTGCTCGCGGCCCGGGATCCCGGCGTGGCCAACTGGCTGGACACCGCGGGGCATAGCAACGGTGCGATGCTCCTGCGTTGTGTGCGAACCGAAACCGCGCCCGTTCCGCGCACGCGCCTGGTGAAGGTCGACGACGTGCGCGCGGCGCTGCCTGCCGACACCACGATGACCACGCGTGAAGAACGGGTCCGGGTGATCGAGGCGCGCCGCCGCGCCGTGCAGAAGAGGTTCTACCAATGA
- a CDS encoding sulfotransferase family protein — protein sequence MSFSADELQDGARAATGLDDFGSSYYREGLERTVDGLNTEADLNELGTVIQHATISNALIQRLKVIDTYKQHPEIADEVIDGPVVILGLPRTGTTALGQLVANDPQFRSLRTWESQAPTPPPEAATQFTDPRIAQAAEGITMIDTMFPEFKTMMSMGPEAATECQDLMGMSFRTYHFDGVVRVPSYIEWLLETDMRETYEYHRQVLKLLQWHCKPSLWQLRTPVHVFALHAFVEVYPNAKFLWSHRDPAKVLGSVCSLIAYVRSWSSDRRDLHELGAEQLAWWAKGTQRAMDFRRQFGDERFVDVSFADLQNDPVETVADCYQKLGLEFGDAARAKVREWADGHQPGQRGTHTYELADFGLTDGQVREAFAGYLATYDASA from the coding sequence ATGAGCTTCTCCGCCGACGAGCTGCAGGACGGTGCCCGCGCCGCGACGGGACTCGACGACTTCGGCTCGTCCTACTACCGGGAGGGGCTCGAGCGCACCGTCGACGGGCTGAACACCGAGGCCGACCTCAACGAACTGGGTACCGTCATCCAGCACGCAACCATCAGCAATGCGCTGATTCAGCGATTGAAGGTCATCGATACCTACAAGCAGCATCCGGAGATCGCCGACGAGGTCATCGATGGTCCGGTGGTCATCCTCGGTCTACCGCGCACTGGCACAACGGCTTTGGGTCAGCTGGTGGCCAATGACCCGCAGTTCAGGTCACTTCGTACCTGGGAATCACAGGCGCCGACGCCCCCACCGGAGGCCGCCACGCAGTTCACCGACCCGCGGATCGCGCAGGCCGCGGAGGGCATCACGATGATCGACACCATGTTTCCCGAGTTCAAAACCATGATGAGCATGGGACCAGAGGCCGCGACCGAGTGCCAGGACTTGATGGGCATGAGCTTCCGGACCTATCACTTCGACGGTGTGGTCCGCGTCCCCAGCTACATCGAGTGGCTCTTGGAGACCGACATGCGGGAAACCTACGAATACCACCGGCAGGTGCTCAAACTCCTTCAGTGGCATTGCAAGCCGAGCCTCTGGCAGCTACGAACGCCGGTGCACGTGTTCGCCCTCCACGCCTTCGTCGAGGTATACCCCAACGCCAAGTTCCTCTGGAGCCATCGTGATCCGGCCAAGGTGCTGGGATCGGTGTGCAGTCTCATCGCCTACGTCCGCAGCTGGAGCAGCGACCGTAGGGATCTGCACGAACTCGGCGCCGAGCAGCTGGCGTGGTGGGCCAAGGGAACGCAGCGGGCGATGGACTTCCGCCGGCAGTTCGGTGACGAGCGCTTCGTCGACGTATCGTTCGCCGACCTGCAGAACGACCCCGTCGAAACGGTCGCCGACTGCTACCAGAAGCTGGGCCTGGAGTTCGGCGACGCCGCGCGGGCGAAGGTGCGGGAGTGGGCCGACGGGCACCAGCCCGGCCAGCGGGGGACGCACACCTACGAGCTGGCCGACTTTGGGCTGACCGATGGGCAGGTTCGCGAGGCGTTCGCCGGATACCTGGCGACCTACGACGCTTCAGCGTGA